From one Zhongshania sp. R06B22 genomic stretch:
- a CDS encoding SulP family inorganic anion transporter, with protein MSLKLTALKNYLPILTWAKEYDREVLLSDLLAAVIVTIMLIPQSLAYALLAGLPPQMGLYASMLPLVAYGIFGTSRTLSVGPVAVVSLMTASAIGHIASAGSTSYIEAALLLAFLSGVFLLGMGILRMGFLANFLSHPVIAGFITASGIIIAFSQLKHILGIKADGESLFSLLHSLYESVGSTNLTTVAVGLPTLIFLFWVRSGLKPLLVRAGLSDKAAGMLAKTGPVLGIIATSYAAYYFDLGSKGVVLVGEVPTGLPSLQMPKLGHDAWRELMMSAVFISIIGFVESVSVGHTLAAKRRQRITPNQELIGLGAANIAASFSGGYPVTGGFARSVVNFDAGAVTPAAGMFTAVGIGAAAMYFTPYLAFLPKATLAATIIVAVLSLVDFSILKKSWGYARSDFIAVMTTLLITLLLGVETGVACGVFASLALHLYKTSVPHMAVVGEVPGTEHYRNINRHKVITHNDILSLRIDESLYFANAGFIEDRVYELVDANPAIQHVILMCTAVNEIDLSALEVLESINQRLQDSGITLHLSEVKGPVMDVLDKTDFIKHLSGKVFLSHHLGIAKIREQGKEDHTASSDWNI; from the coding sequence ATGTCATTGAAACTGACTGCGCTTAAAAACTATTTGCCCATTCTTACTTGGGCAAAAGAGTACGATCGCGAGGTGCTACTCAGTGATTTACTGGCGGCGGTAATCGTCACCATTATGCTGATCCCCCAGTCGCTAGCCTACGCCCTACTCGCAGGGCTGCCGCCGCAAATGGGTTTGTACGCCAGCATGCTGCCACTGGTCGCCTACGGAATTTTTGGCACCAGTCGCACCCTGTCTGTCGGACCGGTAGCAGTTGTCTCTCTGATGACTGCTTCGGCGATTGGCCATATCGCCAGCGCGGGCAGCACCAGCTATATAGAGGCCGCGCTATTACTCGCCTTTCTATCGGGTGTGTTCCTGCTAGGTATGGGCATATTGCGCATGGGCTTTCTGGCCAATTTTTTATCCCACCCCGTGATTGCCGGTTTCATTACCGCCTCGGGTATTATCATCGCCTTTAGCCAACTCAAACATATTCTCGGTATTAAAGCAGATGGCGAAAGCCTCTTTAGCCTGCTGCACTCGCTGTATGAATCTGTGGGCAGTACCAATCTCACCACGGTGGCCGTGGGCCTACCCACCCTGATCTTTTTGTTTTGGGTGCGCAGCGGACTCAAGCCCCTGCTCGTTCGCGCAGGACTTAGCGACAAAGCCGCCGGTATGCTAGCCAAAACCGGACCAGTACTGGGCATTATTGCCACCAGCTATGCTGCCTACTACTTTGACCTTGGCAGCAAAGGCGTGGTTTTGGTGGGCGAAGTACCGACCGGCCTCCCCAGCTTGCAAATGCCCAAACTGGGTCACGACGCGTGGCGAGAGCTAATGATGTCGGCGGTCTTTATCTCCATTATCGGGTTTGTCGAATCGGTATCCGTTGGCCACACCCTGGCAGCCAAACGTCGCCAGCGTATTACCCCTAATCAAGAACTTATCGGCCTTGGCGCCGCCAATATCGCCGCGTCATTTTCTGGCGGTTATCCCGTTACCGGCGGCTTTGCGCGCTCAGTTGTCAACTTTGACGCTGGTGCTGTGACCCCAGCCGCGGGCATGTTTACCGCCGTGGGAATCGGCGCCGCTGCAATGTACTTCACACCCTATTTAGCGTTTTTACCCAAGGCCACCTTGGCAGCGACCATCATTGTGGCTGTGCTATCACTGGTGGACTTCTCCATTCTCAAAAAATCCTGGGGCTACGCTCGCAGCGACTTTATCGCGGTTATGACCACACTGCTGATTACGCTGTTACTGGGCGTAGAAACCGGCGTGGCCTGTGGCGTGTTTGCCTCGCTGGCACTGCATTTATATAAGACCTCGGTGCCACATATGGCGGTGGTCGGAGAAGTACCGGGCACTGAGCACTATCGCAATATCAACCGTCACAAAGTCATTACCCACAACGATATTTTATCTCTGCGAATTGATGAGAGTTTATATTTTGCGAATGCCGGTTTTATAGAGGATCGGGTGTATGAGTTAGTCGACGCCAACCCAGCGATTCAGCACGTCATTTTGATGTGTACTGCAGTCAATGAAATCGATCTCAGTGCGCTGGAGGTATTAGAATCCATCAACCAGCGCTTGCAAGACAGCGGTATTACCCTGCACCTTTCTGAGGTGAAAGGCCCAGTGATGGACGTGCTCGATAAAACTGATTTCATCAAGCACTTAAGTGGCAAGGTGTTTTTGTCTCATCATCTTGGCATCGCAAAAATACGGGAGCAAGGTAAGGAAGACCACACGGCTAGTAGTGACTGGAATATATAA
- a CDS encoding sigma-54 interaction domain-containing protein, whose amino-acid sequence MYLPLLAKLNDKNDNAMQLIAKDSDRDVAYMLDGFDYPAILVSADYEILASNELYQTTFGEIDVDKGARCYQVSHGYQVPCDQAGESCPLAACKSSGNKERVLHVHTTPRGKEHVDVEMLPIRGANGELKYFVEILKPVSIASAELSTQNMVGRSPAFNTLVEMINLVAARDTSVLLMGESGTGKELAAKAIHDASTRHAKPMVTVECAGLTETLFESELFGHVKGAFTGATANKRGLLESAEGGTLFLDEIGDVSLGMQVKLLRLIETGTYRAVGSTELKRADFRLICATHENLSNNVASGTFREDLYYRVNAFPIVLPPLRERGEDIGLIAKSILEKFSKKDMYCLTESAIKLLQGCYFAGNVRELRNVLERAIIFAYSNIIDVKILERCLLDIRPRKAAAAESWEDLKTKERRYLNDLLAFCDGDKAKAAEIAGISARSLYRKLEAGQN is encoded by the coding sequence GTGTATTTGCCATTATTGGCAAAACTCAATGACAAAAATGACAATGCCATGCAGCTCATAGCTAAAGATTCAGATAGAGATGTTGCCTACATGCTCGATGGCTTCGATTATCCCGCCATATTGGTGTCTGCGGACTATGAGATTTTGGCAAGCAATGAGCTCTATCAAACGACTTTTGGCGAGATAGACGTCGACAAGGGCGCGCGCTGCTATCAAGTTTCCCATGGTTATCAGGTGCCCTGTGATCAGGCTGGCGAGAGTTGCCCGCTGGCGGCATGTAAGAGTTCCGGCAATAAGGAGCGAGTGCTGCACGTTCACACCACGCCTAGGGGCAAGGAGCATGTCGATGTTGAAATGCTGCCGATTCGGGGCGCCAATGGCGAGCTAAAATACTTTGTTGAAATCCTCAAGCCCGTTTCCATCGCCAGTGCCGAACTTAGTACTCAGAATATGGTGGGCCGCAGTCCGGCCTTTAATACCCTTGTTGAGATGATTAACTTGGTGGCGGCGCGAGATACCTCGGTATTGTTAATGGGTGAATCTGGCACCGGTAAAGAGTTAGCGGCCAAGGCGATTCACGACGCCAGTACCCGACATGCGAAACCCATGGTCACGGTTGAGTGCGCGGGTCTCACCGAAACCTTATTTGAAAGTGAGTTATTTGGTCACGTTAAAGGCGCGTTTACCGGTGCGACAGCTAATAAGCGCGGTTTGCTGGAAAGTGCTGAAGGCGGTACCTTATTTTTGGATGAAATTGGTGATGTGTCCCTAGGTATGCAGGTTAAATTACTGCGTTTAATTGAAACTGGCACCTACCGTGCGGTGGGCAGCACCGAGCTCAAACGCGCTGATTTTCGACTAATTTGCGCCACCCATGAAAACTTATCTAACAATGTCGCCAGTGGGACGTTTCGCGAAGACCTCTACTATCGTGTTAATGCGTTTCCGATTGTATTGCCGCCGCTGCGCGAGCGTGGGGAGGACATTGGCTTAATCGCTAAATCGATACTGGAGAAATTCAGTAAGAAAGATATGTACTGCCTGACCGAATCGGCGATCAAGCTGCTTCAAGGCTGTTATTTTGCAGGCAATGTCCGCGAGCTTCGCAACGTCTTGGAGCGCGCTATCATTTTTGCGTACTCCAATATTATTGACGTAAAAATATTGGAGCGCTGCCTGCTCGATATTCGGCCTCGAAAGGCCGCCGCAGCTGAAAGTTGGGAGGATTTGAAAACCAAGGAGCGGCGCTATTTAAATGATTTACTGGCCTTCTGCGATGGCGATAAAGCCAAGGCCGCAGAGATAGCGGGTATTAGCGCGCGATCCCTTTACAGGAAGTTAGAGGCTGGACAAAATTAG
- a CDS encoding Stp1/IreP family PP2C-type Ser/Thr phosphatase: MDEKTIIRAFGVTDIGRVRRHNEDAIHLAVDQGYVLVADGMGGHNAGEVASALAIAGFTQFLAQDHDSDDTVAEMSEFSTQTLALRNAIYCANTKIYRDAQRNTERKGMGTTIVSASFEGARLAVAHVGDSRLYRFREGYLTQLTSDHTLVQEMLDRKEYSEEEARNSSNKNVITRALGLADIVDVDLLEELLREGDLYLLCSDGLTGMVEDAQIAAVLASCDSQPEAAAVKLLGMANNSGGNDNISIIVVCVDKVVAGQESASDEELDWFD; the protein is encoded by the coding sequence ATGGACGAAAAGACGATCATCCGCGCCTTTGGCGTGACCGATATTGGCCGGGTGCGTCGCCATAACGAAGACGCGATTCACTTGGCGGTTGATCAAGGATACGTCTTGGTGGCAGACGGCATGGGCGGCCATAACGCCGGTGAGGTGGCGAGCGCCTTAGCGATAGCCGGGTTTACGCAGTTTTTAGCTCAGGATCATGACAGCGACGACACTGTGGCGGAAATGTCAGAATTTTCGACCCAGACCTTGGCGCTGCGAAATGCCATCTACTGTGCAAATACCAAAATATACCGGGACGCCCAGCGAAATACTGAGCGCAAGGGTATGGGCACCACGATAGTGTCGGCTAGTTTTGAGGGCGCAAGGCTTGCGGTTGCGCATGTCGGTGACTCTAGGCTTTATCGGTTTCGTGAGGGCTATTTGACGCAACTCACCAGCGATCACACCCTGGTTCAAGAAATGCTAGATCGCAAAGAGTATTCAGAAGAAGAGGCTCGTAACTCCAGCAATAAAAATGTCATTACCCGCGCGCTAGGTTTAGCAGATATTGTCGACGTAGATTTATTGGAAGAGCTATTGCGGGAAGGCGATCTATATTTGCTGTGTTCAGACGGTTTGACGGGGATGGTCGAGGACGCCCAAATTGCCGCTGTGCTCGCCTCTTGTGACTCTCAACCAGAAGCGGCCGCGGTGAAATTGCTGGGAATGGCGAATAATTCCGGCGGCAATGATAATATTTCGATTATTGTAGTGTGTGTGGACAAGGTGGTCGCTGGGCAGGAAAGCGCCTCAGACGAAGAGCTAGACTGGTTTGATTAG
- a CDS encoding TIGR01244 family sulfur transferase translates to MNIKALSSTLSVSEQLLPSDISELAKRGVRTIICNRPDGEGSDQPLFSEIEKAATEHGIQCHYLPVTMGMVRDEEATAFATLLEQEGPIHAFCRSGMRSTTLWALSQANHQPLTDIVATAKLAGYDMSGVAARIAGKSGEMKTLRSYDVLIVGGGAAGISTAASLLSRDKSLSIAIIDPADKHYYQPGWTLVGAGIFTPEQTMRDMASLIPKGAEWIKAAVAAFNPDSNTVTLEGCRLIKYTRLVVAAGIKLNWDGIEGLSETLGRNGVTSNYRYDLAPYTWDLVRNLKGGRALFTQPPMPIKCAGAPQKAMYLSGDHWYRNQCLEKIDIEFYNAGAVLFGVADYVPALMKYVEKYRAALKFNHKLVRIDGDKKTAYFETTTADGNTEIVSREFDMIHVCPPQIAPDFIRSSPLVDQAGWVDVDQTTLRHKRYNNIWSLGDVANSPNAKTAAAARVQAPIVAANIIADIKGKHCVAHYNGYGSCPLTVERGKIVLAEFGYGGKLLPSMPKWLLDGTKPTRAAWFLKERLLPPIYWQGMLKGKEWLVTPTMTDEN, encoded by the coding sequence ATGAATATTAAGGCTTTGAGTTCAACATTAAGCGTCTCTGAGCAGCTGCTGCCTAGCGATATAAGTGAACTTGCAAAACGTGGTGTTCGCACCATAATTTGTAATCGCCCCGATGGCGAAGGCTCAGACCAACCACTATTTTCAGAGATCGAAAAAGCGGCAACTGAACACGGCATTCAATGCCATTATTTGCCCGTAACTATGGGTATGGTTCGCGACGAAGAAGCCACCGCGTTCGCCACATTACTAGAGCAGGAAGGCCCCATTCACGCTTTTTGCCGCAGCGGTATGCGCTCAACTACCCTTTGGGCTTTAAGCCAAGCTAACCACCAACCCCTGACGGATATCGTCGCTACAGCAAAACTTGCTGGCTACGACATGAGCGGCGTAGCGGCGCGCATCGCCGGTAAAAGTGGCGAAATGAAAACACTGCGCAGCTACGACGTGCTTATCGTCGGCGGTGGCGCAGCGGGGATATCCACCGCCGCCAGCTTGCTATCACGCGACAAATCACTGTCCATTGCGATCATTGACCCCGCCGACAAACACTATTACCAACCCGGCTGGACCTTAGTGGGTGCAGGTATTTTTACGCCCGAGCAAACGATGCGCGACATGGCCTCTTTAATTCCTAAGGGCGCAGAATGGATTAAAGCCGCCGTCGCCGCTTTCAACCCCGACAGCAATACCGTTACCCTGGAAGGTTGCCGCCTCATTAAATACACCCGACTAGTCGTTGCCGCCGGCATAAAACTCAACTGGGATGGCATAGAAGGCCTTAGCGAAACCCTAGGTCGCAATGGCGTAACGTCTAATTACCGCTATGATCTTGCACCTTATACTTGGGACTTGGTCCGTAATTTAAAGGGCGGCCGCGCCTTGTTCACCCAACCACCCATGCCCATTAAATGCGCTGGGGCGCCGCAAAAGGCCATGTATCTGTCTGGCGACCACTGGTATAGAAACCAATGCTTAGAAAAAATTGATATCGAATTTTATAACGCTGGGGCAGTACTATTCGGCGTCGCCGACTACGTGCCTGCGCTAATGAAATACGTAGAAAAATATCGCGCGGCACTGAAGTTTAACCACAAACTAGTGCGCATCGATGGCGACAAAAAAACCGCCTACTTTGAAACCACCACAGCCGACGGCAATACCGAAATAGTCAGCCGCGAGTTTGATATGATCCACGTCTGCCCACCGCAAATTGCGCCGGACTTTATTCGCAGCAGCCCATTAGTCGATCAGGCCGGTTGGGTAGATGTAGACCAAACCACCCTGCGCCACAAACGCTACAACAATATTTGGTCGCTCGGTGATGTCGCCAATTCCCCCAATGCCAAAACGGCTGCCGCAGCGCGGGTGCAAGCTCCTATTGTTGCCGCCAACATTATTGCCGATATTAAAGGCAAGCATTGCGTTGCCCACTACAATGGTTACGGATCTTGTCCTCTGACCGTGGAGCGCGGCAAAATCGTACTGGCCGAATTTGGTTACGGCGGCAAGCTGTTACCGAGTATGCCAAAGTGGCTACTCGACGGCACCAAACCAACACGTGCAGCTTGGTTTTTAAAAGAAAGGCTACTGCCACCCATTTACTGGCAGGGCATGCTCAAGGGCAAAGAATGGCTGGTAACACCAACAATGACTGATGAAAACTAG
- a CDS encoding FHA domain-containing protein — translation MAKLVLGFQGTILEEFPLSKERVSLGRAPDNDVCIENLAVSGHHAVIETILKDSFLIDLDSTNGTFVNGHAITRHPLRNGDYITMGKHSLTYHSEVYSSSDAEVEKTIAMRPDSKRAQPAAIPMIGKLQVQNGASAGREMTLSKPLAKLGKAGFQVAAISRRQQDYYLEHVEAKDGRTPKLNGVEIGSQPRQLNSGDLVEIAGTQLKFVLVEAPAEL, via the coding sequence ATGGCTAAACTGGTTCTCGGCTTTCAGGGCACAATACTCGAGGAGTTCCCGCTGAGCAAAGAGCGGGTATCACTTGGTCGTGCGCCTGACAATGATGTCTGCATCGAAAATTTGGCGGTTAGTGGCCATCACGCCGTCATTGAGACGATACTCAAGGACAGCTTCTTAATTGATCTCGACAGCACCAACGGTACCTTTGTGAATGGTCATGCCATCACTCGTCATCCCTTGCGCAATGGTGACTATATTACGATGGGTAAGCATTCACTCACCTATCACAGTGAAGTGTATTCCAGTAGCGACGCCGAGGTGGAGAAAACTATCGCAATGCGGCCGGACAGCAAGCGTGCCCAGCCGGCGGCTATTCCAATGATTGGCAAATTACAGGTGCAAAATGGTGCTTCAGCTGGTCGTGAAATGACGCTCAGTAAACCCTTAGCCAAGCTCGGCAAGGCGGGTTTCCAAGTTGCGGCAATTAGTCGTCGCCAGCAGGACTATTATTTGGAGCACGTAGAAGCTAAAGACGGCCGCACGCCAAAGTTAAATGGTGTTGAAATTGGTTCACAGCCACGGCAATTAAATAGTGGTGATCTGGTGGAAATTGCCGGCACCCAATTAAAGTTTGTATTGGTAGAGGCGCCAGCGGAATTGTAG
- a CDS encoding cytochrome d ubiquinol oxidase subunit II: MEYWLPIIYMGIMGLALLIYVVLDGYDLGVGMLVPLANEAEKDMMIASIGPFWDANETWIVLGVGVLLIAFPVAHGIILTSLYLPVTIMLMALILRGVAFDLRVKAGDHRRGLWNKAFFAGSLIASSAQGWMLGAYITGLQSSATSLLFSALIAVTLPALYLILGCGWLLMKTEGDLRDKAIKWARMAIWPMGLGLFMVSIATPIVSSSIAEKWFTWPNAIWLMPIPLVCIICYGSIVMLLNKPRALSNNNGWLIYACTVAICLMASLGLAYSIFPDIVIGGLTIWESAASVKSLQFTLVGVVLTLPAILVYTFFVYRIFHGKATALSYE, translated from the coding sequence ATGGAATATTGGTTACCAATTATTTACATGGGCATAATGGGGCTAGCGCTACTAATTTATGTCGTTCTCGACGGCTATGATCTGGGCGTCGGCATGTTAGTGCCACTGGCGAACGAAGCCGAAAAAGATATGATGATCGCCTCCATCGGCCCGTTTTGGGACGCCAATGAAACCTGGATTGTACTAGGCGTCGGGGTCTTACTTATCGCCTTTCCCGTTGCCCACGGCATTATTCTTACCAGCCTGTATTTACCCGTCACCATAATGCTAATGGCCTTAATCCTTAGGGGCGTGGCCTTTGATCTACGAGTAAAGGCGGGGGATCACCGTCGCGGCTTGTGGAATAAAGCCTTCTTTGCAGGCTCACTGATCGCATCGTCGGCGCAGGGCTGGATGCTCGGCGCCTACATCACCGGCCTGCAGAGCTCCGCCACAAGCCTACTTTTTTCGGCGCTTATCGCCGTCACACTGCCCGCGCTCTACCTGATTTTAGGCTGCGGATGGCTGCTGATGAAAACCGAAGGCGACTTACGTGATAAAGCCATCAAATGGGCGCGGATGGCAATCTGGCCAATGGGCTTGGGGCTTTTTATGGTCTCTATCGCGACCCCCATAGTCAGTAGTAGTATTGCCGAAAAATGGTTTACTTGGCCAAACGCTATTTGGTTAATGCCAATCCCGCTAGTTTGCATAATTTGCTATGGCAGTATTGTGATGCTGCTTAACAAACCTCGGGCTCTCAGCAACAACAACGGCTGGCTAATTTATGCCTGCACCGTCGCGATCTGCCTCATGGCTAGCCTCGGTCTGGCCTATAGTATTTTCCCCGACATTGTTATTGGTGGCCTCACTATTTGGGAATCCGCGGCATCGGTGAAGTCACTACAATTTACCTTGGTCGGCGTTGTCCTAACGCTGCCAGCTATTCTAGTTTATACATTTTTTGTTTACCGAATATTTCACGGCAAGGCCACCGCGCTGTCTTACGAATAA
- a CDS encoding cytochrome ubiquinol oxidase subunit I, with translation MDFDPFILARIQFATNISFHILFPAISIGLGWILLFFRVRFTQTGDQAWEYAYLFWVKIFALTFAMGVVSGITMSFQFGTNWPGFMEKAGNVAGPLLGYEVLTAFFLEASFLGIMLFGKDRVSNRMHLTSSFLVAFGTTLSAFWILSLNSWMQTPTGYYLENGVVMVDSWLEVIFNPSFPYRFFHMVIACMLTSAFLVAGVSAWRALRNVDGPATWKVMKTGVMMAAVLAPVQILVGDFHGLNTLQHQPAKVAAMEAIWETEKGAPFTLFALPDASTKTNRYAIEIPYAASLILTHDPMGEVKGLNEFEGEHPPVAIVFWSFRIMLAIGGLMLLVAWWAAWQLRGKNTASKPLLYALSAMTFSGWAAVLAGWYVSEIGRQPWIVSGVLKVQDVVADHSSATVGGTLIGYILLYGFLLASYIGAIRHLSAKPAASLSLSAIRNPASKEV, from the coding sequence ATGGATTTCGACCCCTTTATTTTAGCCCGCATCCAATTTGCGACGAATATTAGCTTCCATATTTTATTTCCCGCTATTTCAATTGGCTTGGGATGGATTCTTTTATTCTTTCGTGTGCGATTTACTCAAACCGGCGACCAAGCTTGGGAGTACGCCTACCTGTTTTGGGTCAAAATCTTCGCCCTCACTTTTGCGATGGGCGTGGTGTCGGGCATCACCATGAGCTTTCAATTTGGCACCAACTGGCCGGGCTTTATGGAGAAAGCCGGCAATGTAGCCGGACCGCTACTCGGCTACGAAGTACTGACCGCATTTTTCCTAGAAGCCTCTTTCCTCGGCATTATGTTATTTGGTAAAGATCGGGTTTCTAACCGCATGCACTTGACCAGCTCGTTTCTGGTGGCGTTTGGCACAACCCTATCAGCATTCTGGATTCTTAGCCTAAACTCGTGGATGCAAACCCCCACAGGCTACTATCTTGAAAATGGCGTGGTCATGGTAGACAGCTGGCTTGAAGTGATTTTCAATCCATCCTTCCCCTACCGTTTTTTCCATATGGTCATCGCCTGCATGCTCACCTCAGCTTTTCTTGTTGCCGGTGTTAGCGCATGGCGGGCATTGCGCAATGTCGACGGTCCCGCCACATGGAAAGTGATGAAAACCGGTGTAATGATGGCGGCGGTACTTGCCCCTGTACAAATCCTAGTTGGGGATTTTCACGGCCTCAATACTCTGCAACACCAGCCTGCAAAAGTCGCGGCAATGGAAGCGATATGGGAAACCGAAAAAGGTGCACCTTTCACCCTCTTCGCCCTACCAGACGCAAGCACTAAGACCAACCGTTACGCGATCGAAATCCCCTACGCCGCCAGCTTGATTCTTACCCACGACCCTATGGGCGAGGTAAAGGGGCTCAATGAATTTGAGGGTGAACATCCTCCGGTCGCTATCGTGTTTTGGTCTTTTCGCATCATGCTGGCGATTGGCGGCTTAATGTTACTGGTGGCCTGGTGGGCCGCATGGCAGTTGCGCGGCAAGAATACTGCCAGCAAGCCTTTGTTATATGCACTATCTGCAATGACATTCTCTGGCTGGGCAGCCGTTTTGGCTGGCTGGTATGTAAGCGAAATCGGCCGCCAACCCTGGATCGTTAGCGGCGTACTCAAAGTCCAAGATGTTGTCGCCGATCACAGCAGCGCCACGGTTGGCGGCACTCTGATCGGCTATATCCTACTTTACGGTTTCTTACTGGCGTCTTACATCGGCGCGATTCGACACTTGTCGGCCAAACCCGCAGCGTCACTAAGTCTGTCGGCAATCCGCAACCCCGCTAGCAAGGAGGTCTGA
- a CDS encoding MBL fold metallo-hydrolase has protein sequence MKKLPFQTDLTAKPEVLAFFDEPTNTFSYIAKDPASNACMVIDSVMEIDYAAGRLSLNGADKIIAYIRSHKLELQWIIETHVHADHLSAAPYIQDKLGGKIGIGAEITTVQKTFGEIFNEGSDFCRDGSQFDHLFQDGDEYLVGEMRCHALHTPGHTPACMTHIMGDAAFVGDTLFMPDGGSARADFPGGDAKTLYKSIQRILSLPDELRLFMCHDYMPNGRNVEYQTTVKQEREDNIHVHQGVSESDFVTMREQRDATLGMPRLILPSLQVNMRAGHLPKPDSNDVVYLKLPLNLL, from the coding sequence ATGAAAAAATTACCGTTTCAAACCGACTTGACTGCAAAACCCGAGGTGTTGGCATTTTTCGACGAGCCCACCAACACATTCTCTTACATCGCAAAAGATCCGGCATCCAATGCCTGTATGGTCATTGACTCCGTTATGGAGATTGACTATGCCGCCGGCCGATTAAGCCTAAACGGTGCCGATAAAATTATCGCTTATATTCGCAGTCATAAGCTCGAGCTGCAGTGGATTATTGAAACTCATGTTCACGCCGACCACCTGTCAGCGGCGCCCTATATTCAGGATAAGTTGGGCGGTAAGATTGGTATTGGCGCAGAGATTACGACTGTTCAGAAGACCTTTGGCGAAATTTTCAACGAGGGCAGCGACTTCTGCCGTGACGGCTCACAGTTCGATCATTTATTTCAAGATGGCGACGAATACTTGGTCGGCGAGATGCGCTGCCATGCACTCCACACTCCAGGTCACACCCCCGCGTGCATGACTCACATCATGGGTGACGCGGCCTTTGTTGGCGACACGCTATTTATGCCCGATGGCGGCAGTGCCCGCGCAGACTTTCCCGGCGGCGACGCCAAAACGTTATACAAATCCATTCAACGTATTCTGTCACTGCCAGACGAACTGCGTTTATTTATGTGTCATGACTATATGCCCAACGGTCGCAATGTCGAATACCAAACCACCGTAAAACAAGAGCGCGAAGATAATATTCACGTCCATCAGGGTGTCAGTGAAAGTGATTTTGTCACTATGCGCGAACAGCGGGATGCGACTTTAGGTATGCCAAGACTGATCTTACCCTCGCTGCAAGTAAATATGCGAGCTGGCCATCTCCCCAAGCCTGACAGCAACGATGTGGTCTACCTAAAGTTGCCGCTGAATCTGCTGTAA
- a CDS encoding CNNM domain-containing protein gives MILLLVYISIALGVSFLCSVLEAVLLSVTPSYIAAEEARGRRNGRLWREYKTDIDRPLAAILSLNTIAHTVGAAGAGAQATALFGAAYFGLISAVLTLLILVLSEIIPKTLGALFWRQLSAPCALTLRFIVWSMYPLVLMAQGITRLLSRGAGTHSISREEFVALADVAVNEGILDRKEARAVASLIRFRSLQARDVMTPRLVIFSLPENAIVKDVVDGNTAILFSRIPVYAGETDNITGYIRKDELMLAMSRSPDAALSSLRRELFTVPETLATSELLHKLTEMHLQISLIVNEYGSVMGLVTMEDLIETMLGMEIVDETDTAVNMQALARELWAKRARSLGVFDDDKISAATAWQAPKAD, from the coding sequence ATGATTTTATTATTAGTTTATATATCCATTGCCCTCGGCGTGTCTTTTTTATGCTCAGTATTGGAGGCGGTATTGCTGAGCGTAACACCGTCTTATATTGCCGCGGAAGAAGCCCGCGGGCGTCGTAACGGCCGCTTGTGGCGCGAGTATAAAACCGATATTGATAGACCACTGGCGGCAATTCTAAGTCTGAACACCATTGCCCACACCGTGGGCGCAGCGGGAGCCGGGGCACAGGCAACGGCGCTGTTCGGCGCAGCCTACTTCGGTTTAATTTCAGCGGTATTAACGCTATTGATTTTAGTCCTTTCAGAAATCATTCCTAAGACCTTAGGCGCTTTATTCTGGCGCCAACTATCTGCGCCGTGTGCCCTTACACTGCGGTTTATAGTGTGGTCAATGTACCCCTTGGTACTTATGGCGCAGGGCATTACGCGCTTGCTGTCTCGAGGCGCAGGCACGCACTCAATCAGCCGCGAGGAATTTGTTGCCCTCGCAGATGTTGCCGTCAATGAGGGCATATTAGATCGAAAAGAAGCCCGCGCTGTGGCCAGTTTAATTCGCTTTCGGTCCCTGCAAGCACGGGATGTGATGACGCCTAGACTGGTCATTTTCAGCCTGCCTGAGAACGCCATTGTTAAGGATGTTGTCGATGGCAATACCGCAATTTTGTTTTCCCGAATTCCCGTCTACGCGGGTGAAACCGACAATATCACCGGTTACATCCGCAAAGACGAGCTAATGCTCGCCATGTCACGCAGTCCCGACGCAGCGCTGAGCAGTTTACGGCGCGAGTTATTTACCGTGCCTGAGACATTAGCCACCTCTGAGCTGCTACATAAATTGACAGAGATGCACCTGCAAATCTCATTAATCGTCAATGAATACGGCAGTGTGATGGGCCTTGTGACCATGGAGGACTTAATAGAAACCATGCTCGGAATGGAGATTGTGGACGAGACCGACACCGCGGTGAATATGCAGGCGCTAGCCCGTGAGCTATGGGCGAAGAGGGCGCGTAGCTTGGGCGTATTCGATGACGATAAAATCAGTGCTGCGACCGCTTGGCAAGCACCTAAGGCCGATTAG